The genomic stretch CCTCTCCGTCTTCCGTCTTGCGCGAGAAGTAGAGCCCGATCCCGAAGATCACGAGGGCGTAGAGGACGACAGCCGAGATGTCGAGCGTAGTGAGGGCGAAGTCAGGCATGAGCGGGGATGGAGGACCCGTGAAGGTAACTGACGAGTGAAAGCGGTTCCACTGCCCTCCAGAACAGCTTAGCCAGGGGGGTAGCGGTCGTACCAGCCCGGCCCTTTCGGTCCGTAGTACCAGTCCACCTGGACGGTCCGTGCATCGTGGAGGTCGTCGGCGATCTGGAGGATCGCGTCGCGGAGCTCGACGGCGCCGACCCACCGTGCGGGCAGCGCGTCGACGCCGAGCGCGGCCCCGAGCAGGTTTCCGCAGATGGCGCCCGTCGAGTCGCTGTCGCCCGTGTGAGTCACGGCCATCCGCAGCGCCCGCTCCGGATTGCTCGGGTAGCGTCGCGCGCACAGTGCGGCGACGGCGAGCGCCTCCTCCGCCACCCAGCCAGGCCCGGCGTCCGGCGTCACGGTGCCGAGCGCGTGGACGGCGTCGACATCGGAGAGTGTGCCGGTCGCCAGGCTCTGAGCCCGGTCCAGGGCGTCGACGGTCTCCTCGCCCCCCTCTGCCTCGGCGGCCGACTGGCGAGCATGGGCCAACGCCGTCCCGAGGTCGGCTCCCTCGGCGAGGTGCCAGATGGCGACGGCAAACGCGCCCGACGCAATGATTCCAGTGGGGTGCCCGTGGGTCAGCTTCGCGATTTTGCACCCCAGGTCGAACGCGACTCCGGGGCGGTCGCTCAGCAGCCCGACGGGTGCCATTCGCATGACCCCGCCGCAGCCCTTGGAGGTGTTGGTCGGCTCCGGATCGTTCGGTCCCTTCTGGCTCCAGGCACGGAGGGCGCCCAGACACGTCATGCCCGGTGCGCGTCGTGCGTGGAGGGCCTCGATGGCGTAGAGCCAGCTGGTCCGCGCCGCGAGCTTGTCGGGGTCCTCCCCCTGAGTGCCCAGCCAGCGGAAATACGCGCGCAGCACGACGCCGGGGACGGACACGATGCCGCGGCTCGCCCCACGACGGTAGGCTCGGAGTGAGCCCTCGGCCGTCCACAGCGTCATC from Rubrivirga sp. SAORIC476 encodes the following:
- a CDS encoding ADP-ribosylglycohydrolase family protein translates to MPAPSFRSRVRGCLLGGALGDALGADIEFLSHDEIVARHGPDGPDHLGSGYGVLGAITDDTQMTLWTAEGSLRAYRRGASRGIVSVPGVVLRAYFRWLGTQGEDPDKLAARTSWLYAIEALHARRAPGMTCLGALRAWSQKGPNDPEPTNTSKGCGGVMRMAPVGLLSDRPGVAFDLGCKIAKLTHGHPTGIIASGAFAVAIWHLAEGADLGTALAHARQSAAEAEGGEETVDALDRAQSLATGTLSDVDAVHALGTVTPDAGPGWVAEEALAVAALCARRYPSNPERALRMAVTHTGDSDSTGAICGNLLGAALGVDALPARWVGAVELRDAILQIADDLHDARTVQVDWYYGPKGPGWYDRYPPG